The Armatimonadota bacterium nucleotide sequence AGGTAGTAGGCGACCTTGTAGAGCGTCGTGCCCCGGTAGTTCTGGTTCAGCCCGACCGCCATCAGCAGGGAGAGCGCATTCCCGACGGGAACGACCATGATCACGAAGTACGCCGTGCGCATGAAGGCGGTTCGGAACAGATCGTCCTTGAGCACGGCGGAGTAGTTGGCGAAACCGATGAACTCCGGCCTCGGAGCGAGTATGTACCACTTGTGCAGGCTGATGAAGAAGCCGTAGATGACCGGCGTCACGACAAAGATCGTGAACAGTGTTGCGTACGGCAGCAGGAACATGGCCGCGTATTTGTTTCTGTTCCAGAGCTTCATGCTTTCTCCAACCCGCGATGAGTCTGGTTGGCTTCTCGTTATGCCACCAGAGCGGCTACTCGAGGAGATCGGTTGTTCTGTGCCGCAACTAGTATCCGACAGCTTCGAGTAGCGTAGCATATCGAGAAGCGTCCTTGTCGCACAACTGGTCGCCGACTGAAGACGCCACCACGGTGCGCTCACTGCCTCTCGAGCACGTTGTCTATGCGCCTTGCGGCTTCCGACAGCGCCTCGTCCGTCGGCTTGATCCTGTTCAGTATCGCCTCGACCGACGCATCGCAGAACGGGAGCACCTGGTTGATGGCCGTCGACTGCGGGAGATACACGACATACGGAAGCTTCTTGCTGAACTCGTACTGCACCGACATCCGCCTGAACTCCGGTGTGACGAGGATGCTCTTCCTCACCGGCACCTGTCCTCCCTCTGCCCAGTCGAGCGAGTGGTCCGAGAGATACTTCATGAACTCCCAGCCCGCCTTTCGCTGATCGGGCGAGATCTTCGCAGGCATCGCGAGGAGGTGCGAGCCGCCCCATACCGCCTTGACCGGCCCGAACTGCGGGCAGGGAGCGCCTGCGAAGTGGAGGCCTTCTTGCTCCTCGACGCTCGAGAGCATGTAGATTCCCTCGATCGCCATCGCCACCTTGCCGGTGCGGAATCCGATCCAGGCATCCTGGCCCTCCGGCGCGGGGCAGATCTTGTCCTTGTATATCAGATCGGTCATAGTGCGGAAGGCCGCTTTCGCATTGTCGCTCGTGAGATCGGAATGCTTTGTGTCCTTCGTCATCCAGCCGGAGTCGTACTGCGCGAGGAATGTGTGGGCGTTCGTCCGCAGCCACGTGTAGGCGAATCCCCACTGCTCGGGCTTCCCGTCGCCGTTCTCGTCGATCGTCAGTTTCTTCCCGGCCTCGATGAACTCCGTGAGGCTGGCCGGCGGCTTCCTGATGCCCGCCTTCCGGAAAAGCTCGGTGTTGTAGTAAAGTCCCTGCGGATGGCAGTCGAGCGGGAGGGCGTACTGCCTATCCTTCCAGCGAGCGGCTGCCCAGGGTCGCTCCATGAAATCCTTCGGGTCTACGCTGCCGTTCGCGATGAGATCATCAACGCAGCTTATCGCATTCGAGTCCGCGTACTCCGGCAGGCGATCGGTATGGAGGATGAACACGTCCGGCGCCCCGCCGTACGCGAGTCCGAGCGTGACTTTGTCGTAGTAGGTGTTCCAGGGGATGATCTGCATGCGGACCTGGATGTCCTTGTGCTCGGCGTTGAACCGCGTGACGATCTTCTCCATCGTCTTGCCGTCGGGGCCGGTGAACCCGTTCCAGAACTCGAGGGTGATGACGCCGCCGGTGTTGGTCTGCTGGCGGTGAGTGCATCCGGCGATCAGGACGAGCATAGTCAGAGCGAGTAGTTGCGGTCTGCGCGTAGGCACGGTAAGATACGGTATCGCAAACGAGATGAGAATGTCAATGCTGTTTGCCTGTTCCCTCAACCGGGTAAGAGAGAGTATAATGAGCAACGTGCCATGACACAAGGAGGTGCTCTATGCGAGTGATACTGGCTGTCTCGGCTATCGTTCTCGTCGCCGGATTCCTGATTCTCTTACAGGGCGGGATCTCGGTCGCAAACGGGCAGATGTATGCGAACGGCCTGCTCCCCGCCGTTCCCATTCCCGCCGACAATCCGATGACCGACGCGAAGATCCGGCTCGGGGAGCAACTGTACTTCGACGGCCGGCTCTCTTCAGACGGGACCATCAGTTGCGCGAGCTGCCACGACCCGAAGAAGGCGTGGGCGGACTCAGGTCCCGTGTCTGAGGGAGTCGCCCATCAGAAAGGCACGCGGAACTCCCCGTCCATCATTGATTCGGCCTACATCATCCCTCAGTTCTGGGATGGGCGCGCGGTGCATCTGGAGAAGCAGGCGGTCGGCCCGGTTCAGAATCCCGTCGAGATGGATTTGACCGAGGAAGAGTTCGACTATCGCCTGAGCCACATTCCGGGCTACGTTGCTCAGTTCCGAGAGGTATTCGGCGCCGCGCCGAACATCGAACTGATGGCCAAAGCTATCGCCGCGTTCGAGCGCACCATCGTCACCGGTGACTCGCCGTACGACATGTACCTCAAAGGCGATCGGGCGGCCATGAGCAAGTCCGCCGTGCGCGGGATGCATATATTCAACGGCAAGGGTCACTGCAACGTCTGCCACAGCGGGCCCGCGTTCAGCGACTCGAGCTTTCACAATCTCGGGGCGGGCTATTCGGGCGGCAAGTACAAGGATGTCGGCCGCTACGAAGTCACGAAGAACCCCAGGGACATGGGCGCGTTTCTGACCCAGCGGCTGAGAAACGTGGCGCTGACCCCGCCTTACATGCACGACGGCTCCGAGCCGACCCTGGAGGCCGTCGTCGAGTTCTACAACCGTGGCGGCGTTCCGAACCCGAACCTCGATCACACAATGGTCCCGCTCAATCTATCGAAGAGCGAGAAGAAGGACCTGGTCGCATTCATGGAAGCGCTGACAGGGCCGTTCCCGATCACGGAGCCGCCCGCC carries:
- a CDS encoding ABC transporter substrate-binding protein, giving the protein MLIILSLTRLREQANSIDILISFAIPYLTVPTRRPQLLALTMLVLIAGCTHRQQTNTGGVITLEFWNGFTGPDGKTMEKIVTRFNAEHKDIQVRMQIIPWNTYYDKVTLGLAYGGAPDVFILHTDRLPEYADSNAISCVDDLIANGSVDPKDFMERPWAAARWKDRQYALPLDCHPQGLYYNTELFRKAGIRKPPASLTEFIEAGKKLTIDENGDGKPEQWGFAYTWLRTNAHTFLAQYDSGWMTKDTKHSDLTSDNAKAAFRTMTDLIYKDKICPAPEGQDAWIGFRTGKVAMAIEGIYMLSSVEEQEGLHFAGAPCPQFGPVKAVWGGSHLLAMPAKISPDQRKAGWEFMKYLSDHSLDWAEGGQVPVRKSILVTPEFRRMSVQYEFSKKLPYVVYLPQSTAINQVLPFCDASVEAILNRIKPTDEALSEAARRIDNVLERQ
- a CDS encoding cytochrome-c peroxidase codes for the protein MRVILAVSAIVLVAGFLILLQGGISVANGQMYANGLLPAVPIPADNPMTDAKIRLGEQLYFDGRLSSDGTISCASCHDPKKAWADSGPVSEGVAHQKGTRNSPSIIDSAYIIPQFWDGRAVHLEKQAVGPVQNPVEMDLTEEEFDYRLSHIPGYVAQFREVFGAAPNIELMAKAIAAFERTIVTGDSPYDMYLKGDRAAMSKSAVRGMHIFNGKGHCNVCHSGPAFSDSSFHNLGAGYSGGKYKDVGRYEVTKNPRDMGAFLTQRLRNVALTPPYMHDGSEPTLEAVVEFYNRGGVPNPNLDHTMVPLNLSKSEKKDLVAFMEALTGPFPITEPPALPDPEITAQDLSRMMKEGVR